Part of the Methanoculleus thermophilus genome is shown below.
ATCCTGACCCTGGTCCATGACCATCACCTGAAGGTCGCCGGAGCGGAGCGCGAGGGGGCCCAGACCCGGGAACCCCGCTACCGGGGGAGGCGGATCGCCGTGGTGGTCCCGGCGTACAACGAGGAAGAGTTGATCGGGGAGGTGCTCGACGGCATCCCCGACTACGTCGCGAAAGTCTACGCGGTGAACGACGGCTCCTCCGACCGGACCGGGGAGATCATCGAGGACTACGCCCGGCGCGATCCAAGGGTCGTCCCGATCCACCACAGCCCGAACCGGGGGCCAGGGGCTGCAGTTATATCCGGCTACTCCCGGGCTCTCAGTGACGGGATAGATGTTGTCGCAACCATGGACGGCGACGGTCAGATGGATCCCCAGTACCTCTCTAAGTTTCTGGATCCTATCATTGATGGAAAGTGCGACTTTACCCTTGGGAACCGCCTTGGTTCCCCTGAATATCGAGGCCGCATGAGCAAGTGGCGGTTCTTTGGCAATGCGATGCTCACGTTCCTCACAAAGATTGCATCGGGCTACTGGTCCATGATGGATCCCCAGAACGGCTACACCGCGATCTCTCGCCGTGCCCTCGAAAGCATTGACTTCAAAGATATGTACCCCAGGTACGGTTACTTAAATGATCGGCTGGTCAGGCTGAACATTCACGGTTTCCGGATACAGAATATCGCTCATCCTGCGAAATACGGCAACGAAAAATCTTCCATCAAATACGGCCGTTATATCGTTCGGGTCTCAAACCTTCTCCTCCGGACGTTTCTCCGGCGGCTCAAGATGAAGTACGTGATACTCAGCTTCCATCCCCTTGTCTTATTCTACCTCTTTGGATCGATCCTGTCAGCGATCGGGGTAGTGGGTGGAGCGATTACGCTGTGGGAAAAACTGGTCTGGGGCTACCCTGTTCTTTTCGTTCATGGTGCTCTCTCGATGCTGGCGTTTATGATGGGGGTTATGTTCCTCTCGTTTGCGATGCTCTTTGATATGGTCGCAGAGAGACAGGGTTACGGGTGGTACTGAGGATGAAAATACTAGTCAGTATTAGCCACCCTGCCCGGGTACACTATCTCAAAAAGTTGCACCCGGGAAAGGGATGTGGCGTTCATAAAACACCTCGTAACAGCCAAGATGAGGGGTTGTGTTGTTGATGAACTATGACAGTTATGCAATTGGCATTATAGAGATCATGGAGGATTAAAATGAACGAAGAAATAAGCGTTGGCGTTGTTGGGATGGGGAAAATGGGCATTATGCATGCCGGGATCCTCAATAACCTAAACGGTGTATCAGTTAAGGCAGTAGCAGATACGCAAAAGTTAATCACCCACTTTATTGAGAATCAGCTCACAGGAATCAATGCCTATGATAACTACGAGGAGATGCTCTCAAAAGAAGATTTAGATGTCGTATACATAACTACGCCAACGTCATTGCACCCAAGAGTCGCAGTGAATTGCGTTAACAATGGCATTCCGTTTTTTGTTGAAAAACCCCTGGGCATTAATACGGAAAGTTGTGCCCCGCTGTTAGAGTTGCTCCAGGAGACATATGTTACAAATATGATAGGTTACTCAAAACGTTTTGTTAGCACATTTAAAATGGCAAAACAGATTATTGACAATAAAGAACTGGGAGAAATGATCTATTTTAACTCAACAATGTATGTATCCCAGCTATTTTCAAGGGGCAGAGGGTGGAGATATGATAAAGGGATAAGTGGAGGAGGCGTCTTAAATACCTTAGGGACGCATTTGATAGATCTGCTTCTGTGGTTCTTTGGCGATTATTCGTATGTCCAGGGGGGAACAAAGCGTTACTATTCTTCAGATGTAGAAGATTTTGCACATGCATATATCGCATTTAATAGCGGTATCGAAGGGACAATCGATACTTCATGGAGCGTTCGGAATTATCGACTACCAGAAATTAAAATTGAAGTACATTGTTCCAGAGGCATGTTTGTTGTCACTGATGACTACATAAAAATATTCACTGATGCCGATAATGCTTGGAAAGAGTATTATAAACAAGATTTTGTCAGTGGAGTGGATTTTGACCTTGGGGGGCCAGAGTACACGATGGAAGATAAGCACATGGTCGAGTGTGTAAAGAAAAACGTGAAAACAGATCTTGATGTTTTCGAAGGTTTTGCAGTTCAAAAAGTTATTGAGGAGATTTATAAAACTGCAAGCAATAAAGCCGAAATGGGGGTGAATACTCATGACTATTGATAGGATTTTACTGGGACATAATCAGTTTATCGGAGTGGACCATTTTTCTCAAGAGAGAGCAAGAAATAAGGCATCTCTCTTTAAAGACAATCAAAGAATCCTTGATATTCTAGATACTTTCCTTGAGCAAGGTGAAAGGGGGATGATGCTCTCTACTCACCCCAAATCAAGAGAAATTCTGGCAGCAATCAGTACAAAACCTGAATTGTCGAATAACATTAATATCTACCCCCTTATCCCCTATGCACAAGGGTATATCAGAAAAGCCAATGAGCAAGGGCTTGTTACAATGATTACAGATTCCCTGAGTTCTGCAAATACATCAAAGAAATTCAAAATACTATTTAAAGGTGGAATGGGATATCTGAAAAAAGATCACACTGATATTCTCTCGACAATGATTGATTTAGAACTGCTGCCGTTTAATAAATTTAATACGAGATCGATATTTCTCCATAACATTCTAACGGATCTAGCTTTAGCATTTAAGGCCCAGAATATATTTGAATTTTATATTGATTACATTAAAGAAAACTATAATGCCACCCCTGCATTTGGAACTGTGAATTTTGTAAAGTTAGTTGAGGCTTTTGAGGAATGGGGGCTGCCAAAACCTTTAGTTATGTCATCTTTTAACAAAATAGGCTTCCAAATGAATCCCTCAAAGGCAGCGTGCGAAGAGTGCCTAAAAAATTATAAAGTTGATGTATTAGCAATGAGTACGCTTGCTTCAGGTTACATACCGCCGAAAGAAGCGTATGAGTACCTGTTCTCGTTGCCAAACATCAAGTCTGTCGTCGTAGGTGTGTCCACTAAAGAGCATGCTCGTGAGACAATTAATCTAATCCACTCTCACCTAGGGAATGGACTAATATGAGAATTTTAATAGATATAGGGCACCCAGCCCACGTTCATCAATTTAGAAATGCGATTCATCTATTAGAAGCACGAGGCCATGATGTGCTGGTCACCTCTCGAAATAAAGAGGTAACATTTGCATTGCTCGATAAATACTCAATACCATATGTGAAAGTGGGAGATTACGCAAACAACAATATTAAAAAAGCAATAAACATGTTTAAAATCGATGCAGAACTGTATTCTGTGACAAGTAAGTTTCAACCGGATATTTTGATCGGCGGGGTGGGAAATGTGTATATTGCACACGTTTCATGGCTACTACGCAGGCCCTCAATTTTATTCAACGATACGGAGCACGGTAAATTGCAAGATCAATTGTCGTATCCTTTCACAACAACAATTTGTACCCCCTCCTGCTATACGAGAGATCTCGGTGAAAAGCAGGTCCGATATAATGGCTACCACGAGCTCGCCTACCTCCACCCAAACCGCTTCACTCCAGACCCCGCCGTCCTCACCGAGCTCGGCCTCACCGAGGACGACCCCTTCATCATCGTCCGCTTTGTCTCCTGGCAGGCGAGCCACGACGTCGGCCAGCACGGCATCCGCGACAAGGTCGGGCTCGTGAAGGCGCTGGAGCAGTACGGCCGGGTCCTGATCACCTCTGAGGGGGCGCTGCCGGAGGAGTTGCAGCCCTATCAGATCCGGGTCTCGCCGGAGAAGTTGCATGATCTGTTGTATTACGCGACGCTGTATGTGGGGGAGGGGGGAACGACGGCGTCGGAATGTGCAGTGCTCGGCACTCATGCTATCTACGTTAATACTCTCCCGTTAGGCTATATCGCCGAGGAAGATGAGAAGTATCACCTTGTTTCTGATTTTTCCGGCCGGGACTGTACCGACGAGACCGTGCTTGCCGAAGCGAGGAGATTGCTGCAGAATCCGGACCTGAGAAAAGAAGGGAAACAGAAAGCTACGACCCTCGTGCAGGATAAGATCGATGTGACTGCGTTTATGGTCTGGTTCATCGAGCACTATCCTGAGAGCGTCGACCTGATGAAGAGCCAGCCTGGAATTCAGCAGCAGTTTGGGTATCATTAACACCACGCGGAGAAACCATGCAGAACCTACTATCAAAAATTATGGATCAGAGTGCAGAAATCGGTATCATCGGCCAGGGATATGTCGGCCTCCCGCTCGCGATGGCCTTTGCGAAGAAATTCACCGTCTTCGGGTACGACGTCTGCTCAGAGACCGTTGAGCGTCTCCGGGCCGGGAAGTCGCACATCCAGGACGTCACGGACGAACAACTCTCCCGGTACCTCGGGAAGACCTACTTCCCGACATCCAATCCCGAAGACCTCCGCCGGTGTGACTTCCTCATCATCTGTGTTCCGACCCCCTTATCGGAGGATAAGATCCCCAACCTGAGTTACATCAAGAGCGCCTGCAAGACCATCAAGACCATTCTTCACCCCGGGCAGTTCGTGATCCTCGAGAGTACCACCTACCCCGGAACGACCGATGAGGTAGTAGTTCCGATCCTGGAAGAGACCGGGCTCGTCGCCGGCAGCGACTTCGGCGTTGCCTACTCCCCCGAGCGGGTGGACCCCGGGAACAAAAAGTTCCCCATCGACAGGGTCCCGACCGTCGTCGGCGGCATCAATCCCGAGTGCACCGAGGTTGCCGCCGCCCTCTACGGGAGTGTTGTGGATCAGGTCGTCCCGGTTCGCGATGCCCGGACGGCGGAGGCCGTGAAGATGGTCGAGAACATCTTTCGGAACGTGAACATTGCTCTTGTCAACGAAATGGCCCTCATCTTCGAGCGGATGGGCATCGACACCTGGGAGGTGATCGATGCCGCGGCCACCAAACCCTACGGCTTCATGCCGTTTTATCCTGGTCCGGGTATCGGCGGCCACTGCATCCCCCTCGATCCCTACTACATGTCCTACCGGGCGAAGAAGTACGGTTTCATCCCCCGCTTCATCGAGACCTCCGGCGAGATCAACGAGTTCATGAAGATGCACGTTGTCAACCTCGCCGAGCGCGGCCTCCGGCAGGTCGGCAAGCGCCTCTACGGTGCGAGGATCACCGTCATGGGCCTCGCCTACAAGAAGAATATCAACGACCCCCGGGAGTCGCCCGCAATCAAGATCATCGAGGAGCTTGCAAACCTCGGGGCCGAGGTGCGGGTGTATGACCCATTCGTTCCCTCGATTCGGACGAGGGCCGGGGTCTTCACCTCGGCCGGGAGCGTCGAGGAGGCGCTTTCCGGGGCGGAGTGTGCGGTCTTCCTCGTGGACCACGACGTCTTCCGGGGGATCTCGGTGGAGACCGTGAAGGGGCTCATGGCCTCGCCGGTGGTCGTGGACGGGAAGAATCTGTTCGCGGGCGGCAAGGGGATTGTGTATCTGGGGATTGGGAAAGGGTCTTATTGAGGAGTGTCACGCATAATGTCCTTGGAAGGTGAGGTAGATAATGTAAACTTGGCCGTGATCTGCCATTCCTACAATAATTTCCAGAAAGACCCGATCGATATACTTGCTCCTCGTGTTTCATCAGTAAACGTCTTTGTGAGGGTGAATCCCTTTTCTGAGTTGGGGAAATATCTGTCTATTCCGCAACTCGAACGTTTTTCCTCTGCGTATAAAATAGACCTGACCGGTACCCCGGAGAATGTGCAAGTATCCCCAACTCCCATCTGGTATCTTCCCACAGATCGAGATTACAAAAGACTTGGTGAGAGGCACTATGCTCATGTCAAATCCTTGATTAAGGAACGTGGGACTAAGTTCGACCTCATCCACGCCCATTTCACCTGGTCTGCTGGCTATGCCGGTGCCCGCCTCAAGGAGGAGTACGACGTTCCCTTCGTGGTCACCGGGCACGGCTATGATATCTACTCCCTCCCCTTCAAGGACGATGAATGGCGGGCAAAGATCGAATACGTGCTCAACACCGCAGATCATATCATCACCGTCAGCCAGAGCAATCTTGCCTGCATCCAGAAACTGGACGTCTCCACACCGGTTACAGTCATACCCAATGGCTTCAGGAGCGATCTCTTCTACCCTCGCGATTCCTTAGAGTGCAGAAAGGCGCTCAACCTCCCTCAGGATAAGAAGATCATCCTCACGGTGGGAAATCTGGAGCCTGTCAAGGGCCAGAGATATCTTGTCGAAGCGGTTCAGAGGATCATCCGGGAAAGAAAAAATATCCTCTGCGTCATCGTCGGTGCCGGGAAGGTTCGTACCGCCCTTGAGCGCCAGATCCGCTCGCTTGGGCTGGAGGATTACATTCTGCTTGCCGGCGGAAAACCACACGACGAGATCCCCCTCTGGATGAACGCTTGTGACCTCTTTGTCCTGCCGAGCCTGAGAGAGAGTTTTGGGGTCGTTCAGATCGAGGCTATGGCGTGCGGGAAGCCGGTTGTTGCGACACGGAATGGTGGGAGTGAAGAGGTCGTCATTTCTGACAAATACGGCCTGCTGGTAGAGCCCGCCGACCCCGAAGACTTGGCAGAGAAGATCTTGGTGGCGCTGGACCGGGAGTGGGACCGGGAGGCGATCCTCGCGTATGCGGAGCGGTTTACGTGGGAGAATATTGTGAAGGACATCCTAAAGATCTATAGATCTCTTGGTATAGGTGATTAATATGAAAATTGCTGTTCTAGTCACACATTGGAAAAATACTCATGGGACTGGAGTTACCCGATATGTCATAAACTTAGTTGAGGAGCTCAAGAAGGATCCTGACTTGGAGATATTTGTACTCTATAGGTATGGAGATGACTCTGAGAATTATAAGATTGCTGGGCCGAAGTACACATTCCCATTCAAAGGTATAGCGATCTTAAACAAATTACAACCAGATATTGTATACACGGACACTAATTGGTATTTCCTATTGACGGGAGTCATTTTTAAAAGATTAAGTGGGGCCAAACTAATTACTACAATGCACTCTCATCCCCCTAGATTGCCGTATCTCGGAAAGATCTTGATGCAATATCTCCTTAATTCGTGTGATACTATTACATATGTCTCCGAAGATCTACGAAAAACGATTCACCATGTTTGGGCCATTCCTATCAAAATAAGAGAAGAAATTACGTATGCTGGCGTAAGATCACAGTCGGTTAACGAAAGGGAGGTAAAAGAATTTATTACAAAATATGGGATCTCAAAAACCTCACTCATCTTGTTGATGCAATCGTCACCTATCGCCAGAGTTAAAGCTGATGGTACCAAAATATTAATGCGATCGATCCAGAAGTTGCTGCCAACTTATCCTGAAATTTTACTGATCGTAACTGGTACTGGTCCTTATCTGGATGAACTACAAGAATATGCAGTTACTCTTGGCATTCGGGATAGGGTAATCTTTACGGGTTGGATTGATAACCCCTTTGTTCCTCTCTCTATTTGTGACATTTATACTCACATCTCCTTGGGAGAGGGATTACCTCTTGCTCTTTTAGAAGCGATGTCCATTGGTAAACCCATTGTTGCAACGCCTGTTGGAGGCATACCTGAAGTCATTGATAACGGAAGAAATGGACTGTTGGTAGAACCTGATGCAGATGTTGTGGCAGAAGCCATTGAAAAACTTCTAAAAGATGAAAAGTTAAGGACAAGACTTGGGCATAACGCATATGCTGACTCCAAAAAATATACTTGGGAAAAATGCGCAAATACCTTTTTAGAAGTATTCGAGAGGAGATATTGAGGCAAATGATAAATAA
Proteins encoded:
- a CDS encoding DUF354 domain-containing protein — its product is MRILIDIGHPAHVHQFRNAIHLLEARGHDVLVTSRNKEVTFALLDKYSIPYVKVGDYANNNIKKAINMFKIDAELYSVTSKFQPDILIGGVGNVYIAHVSWLLRRPSILFNDTEHGKLQDQLSYPFTTTICTPSCYTRDLGEKQVRYNGYHELAYLHPNRFTPDPAVLTELGLTEDDPFIIVRFVSWQASHDVGQHGIRDKVGLVKALEQYGRVLITSEGALPEELQPYQIRVSPEKLHDLLYYATLYVGEGGTTASECAVLGTHAIYVNTLPLGYIAEEDEKYHLVSDFSGRDCTDETVLAEARRLLQNPDLRKEGKQKATTLVQDKIDVTAFMVWFIEHYPESVDLMKSQPGIQQQFGYH
- a CDS encoding Gfo/Idh/MocA family protein, with product MNEEISVGVVGMGKMGIMHAGILNNLNGVSVKAVADTQKLITHFIENQLTGINAYDNYEEMLSKEDLDVVYITTPTSLHPRVAVNCVNNGIPFFVEKPLGINTESCAPLLELLQETYVTNMIGYSKRFVSTFKMAKQIIDNKELGEMIYFNSTMYVSQLFSRGRGWRYDKGISGGGVLNTLGTHLIDLLLWFFGDYSYVQGGTKRYYSSDVEDFAHAYIAFNSGIEGTIDTSWSVRNYRLPEIKIEVHCSRGMFVVTDDYIKIFTDADNAWKEYYKQDFVSGVDFDLGGPEYTMEDKHMVECVKKNVKTDLDVFEGFAVQKVIEEIYKTASNKAEMGVNTHDY
- a CDS encoding glycosyltransferase family 4 protein, which codes for MSLEGEVDNVNLAVICHSYNNFQKDPIDILAPRVSSVNVFVRVNPFSELGKYLSIPQLERFSSAYKIDLTGTPENVQVSPTPIWYLPTDRDYKRLGERHYAHVKSLIKERGTKFDLIHAHFTWSAGYAGARLKEEYDVPFVVTGHGYDIYSLPFKDDEWRAKIEYVLNTADHIITVSQSNLACIQKLDVSTPVTVIPNGFRSDLFYPRDSLECRKALNLPQDKKIILTVGNLEPVKGQRYLVEAVQRIIRERKNILCVIVGAGKVRTALERQIRSLGLEDYILLAGGKPHDEIPLWMNACDLFVLPSLRESFGVVQIEAMACGKPVVATRNGGSEEVVISDKYGLLVEPADPEDLAEKILVALDREWDREAILAYAERFTWENIVKDILKIYRSLGIGD
- a CDS encoding glycosyltransferase family 4 protein codes for the protein MKIAVLVTHWKNTHGTGVTRYVINLVEELKKDPDLEIFVLYRYGDDSENYKIAGPKYTFPFKGIAILNKLQPDIVYTDTNWYFLLTGVIFKRLSGAKLITTMHSHPPRLPYLGKILMQYLLNSCDTITYVSEDLRKTIHHVWAIPIKIREEITYAGVRSQSVNEREVKEFITKYGISKTSLILLMQSSPIARVKADGTKILMRSIQKLLPTYPEILLIVTGTGPYLDELQEYAVTLGIRDRVIFTGWIDNPFVPLSICDIYTHISLGEGLPLALLEAMSIGKPIVATPVGGIPEVIDNGRNGLLVEPDADVVAEAIEKLLKDEKLRTRLGHNAYADSKKYTWEKCANTFLEVFERRY
- a CDS encoding nucleotide sugar dehydrogenase, whose amino-acid sequence is MDQSAEIGIIGQGYVGLPLAMAFAKKFTVFGYDVCSETVERLRAGKSHIQDVTDEQLSRYLGKTYFPTSNPEDLRRCDFLIICVPTPLSEDKIPNLSYIKSACKTIKTILHPGQFVILESTTYPGTTDEVVVPILEETGLVAGSDFGVAYSPERVDPGNKKFPIDRVPTVVGGINPECTEVAAALYGSVVDQVVPVRDARTAEAVKMVENIFRNVNIALVNEMALIFERMGIDTWEVIDAAATKPYGFMPFYPGPGIGGHCIPLDPYYMSYRAKKYGFIPRFIETSGEINEFMKMHVVNLAERGLRQVGKRLYGARITVMGLAYKKNINDPRESPAIKIIEELANLGAEVRVYDPFVPSIRTRAGVFTSAGSVEEALSGAECAVFLVDHDVFRGISVETVKGLMASPVVVDGKNLFAGGKGIVYLGIGKGSY
- a CDS encoding glycosyltransferase family 2 protein encodes the protein ILTLVHDHHLKVAGAEREGAQTREPRYRGRRIAVVVPAYNEEELIGEVLDGIPDYVAKVYAVNDGSSDRTGEIIEDYARRDPRVVPIHHSPNRGPGAAVISGYSRALSDGIDVVATMDGDGQMDPQYLSKFLDPIIDGKCDFTLGNRLGSPEYRGRMSKWRFFGNAMLTFLTKIASGYWSMMDPQNGYTAISRRALESIDFKDMYPRYGYLNDRLVRLNIHGFRIQNIAHPAKYGNEKSSIKYGRYIVRVSNLLLRTFLRRLKMKYVILSFHPLVLFYLFGSILSAIGVVGGAITLWEKLVWGYPVLFVHGALSMLAFMMGVMFLSFAMLFDMVAERQGYGWY